GGAAAATATTCGGAATAAGAAAGAAATTCCTGCGATTTTTCCTTGTCCGGCACGATTATCTTTGCAAATCCGTCATTTTCTATCAAGGCTTAGATAATGAAGCAGAACGGATGTCCCGCCGGGTCGATCATAACCGTCCAGTGATCCGAATATTGAACGTCCGCCTTGGATGCGCCGCAGGAAACGGCGTGCCGGACGGCCAGACCCATCTGTTTCTTGTCTTTTACGATGAAATCCAGATGGGTCATCTGCTGCTGTTTTCCCGGTTCCTCCGGCCACACCGGAGAAACATAATCTTCATTTTTTTGAAATAGGATTCTGATATTCCCGGCCGGAGAGAAAATGCCCACGAATTCCTCGTCTTCATTGTCGGGCTCTTTTTTCCACCCAAGCAGGCGAACGTAAAAATCGGATAAGACGGATGGGTCTTTACAATCCAGCACCACCGCATTGATCGCAATCGGAAACAGGCTGTCGGCATTTTCTGTCTTCACAGGTCAGCACTTCCTTTAAGATTTATTTGAGGCTTATTATATCGCAAGTATCATCGAAAAAATAGTCATCGGTCCCATTTACGATATCGTCTCTAAAAGACGCAATCATTTTGTTCCGAGTTTCTGGCTTTCAGGATCACAGCCAACAGGCCGGTCAGCGACCTCTACATCCTTGCGGAGATTCTGGACGCCAAACGGCAACGTGGTCGGCTACTCTTCCATGAAGCCGAACGCCGCGGCGGGCTTGGGCCTCAAACGTGTGGAGAACAAGGCCACGACGATCGTATAACCGCCGCCCGGAAGGATCTTTTACCCCAAACGGGCGGCGGAAATGCGCTCCGCGAAAAACGGACATTGCAAGAAAAAGCCTCTTTGGGGTATTTGAGAAAGATTGGACAGGATGCTGAGTATTTAAGAATTTTATCATTCAAACTCACAGGACCAAGACGTTGAATGAAGAGCTCGTTCGGGATTGCCATAGAAGACATTCCGAACGAGCCCTCTTTTTTAACATAGGGTAACAAGATACTGCATTGTGCAAATCCTTTTTTAATGGAGGACGAGATTCCCGGATAATATTGCACAGCCGAAGTAAATGACAAATAGTCCGGCCATCCATTTAAAGTTATATTTTTCGTATTTTTCCAGAGTAATTCCGGTCAGATCAATTAGAAGATAAATCGCGGCGATCAGCGGGCTTAACTGGTGGAAAGCCTGGCCCACCATGGAAGCAAAGGCGATCTGCAGGGGTGTAAATCCATAGGCCATCGCGGTCTTGGCCAATACCGGCATAACGTCGTAATAAAAAGCATCATTACTCAGTGCCACCGTTCCGGGGGCACTGATGAACGCGATCGCGACCCCGAAATATCTGGACATCGACGCCGGTATCAGGCTGACCAGGCTGTTTCCGATCGCATCCGACATCTTCGTTCCGTTCAGAATTCCCATAAGTACACCCGCGCCCAGCACCATGATAACAACGTTCATGATTCCGCTTGCGTTCTGTTCGATGACATTCCGCTGCTGTTTAAGATCGGGGTAATTTACCGCCGCGGCAATAATCGTGCCTACTACGAAGCACATGGACGAGGGAAGGATCCCCATAATGAGAAGCACTACGACCACGATGGTGAGAATGAAGTTGAACCAATACAATTTGGGCCTTCTCAGTTCTTTCTCCTCGGAGGAAAGCTCCACCTTCAAGCTGCTGACATTGATCCCCAAGTTTGTGACGCCAAGGCGCTTCCTTTCTTTCAGGCCCAGATAATAGGCAATCCCGATGCCGTATGCGATACCGAGAATCATGCCCGGAAGCAGCATTTTCAGTAGCTGTCCCGCATCCACTTTCAATACCGACAGAACTCGTGCCATTGGACCGCCCCACGGCAGCAAATTGAGAACGGTGTTCTCCATAATGACGACGCACGCCAGATAGAGCTTATTCATTTTCAGCCGATCGAAAACGGGGACCATTGCGGTGCAGGTAATTAGAAAAGCGGTGGAGCCGTCTCCGCCGCAGGAAACGACGGCAGCAAGAAGAGCGGAACCCACCATGATTTTCAGCGGGTCCCCTTTTACCACTGAGATAATGCTGTCTACAATCGGGTCAAACAGCCCGACATACATCATGAGGCTGAAATACAATATCGCAAATAAAATCATGGCGAATGTTGAGGCGACATCCTTCATGCCGTCAATGGCAAAACTGAAGGTCTGCAGCCCAAAGCCGCCAATTAAGCTGAAAATAATGGGGACCGCGACAATGGAAACAAGCGGGCTTACTTTTTTTGAAGAAATGCCTAGGGCTTGTCTGTAAAATTGAAGGGATTGTATTATTTGACCAAAATGGCAATGGAGGCGAGGTAAACGAAAGCGAGATAGGAACTGTCCTTCTTGTCGTATCTGGTTGCTACTCTGCGAAACCATTTCATCTTTTGAAAGAAACATTCAACCAGATGGCGCTCTTTGTATAGCCACCAGTCGCAATCCCACGGGTTTGAGACATTGGATTGGGGTGGAATTGTATAGGTGGCGCCATGCTCCGCGATGTAGCTTCTGATTTTTTCAGCACCGTAAGCCTTATCACCCAGCACATTGCTCCCATTGAGAGAGACTTTCGACAGCAATGTGACCGCATGGACAGAGTCATGGTCGTTTCCGGGTGAGAGAAGAAACTCTACAGGATTCCCCAGCCCATCCACTATCGTGTGGAGCTTCGTGTTCAGGCCCCCACGGGAACGGCCTACCGCTTTGGATTGCCCTTTTTTACACCGCCGTTGGCGCTTTCGTGTACCTTCACGGAGGTGGAATCAATGCTCAGATTTTCCATGTCCGCATCACTGCTGAGCGCTCGGAAAACGGTCTCCAACGTTCCATCATCGCGCCACTTACAAAAACGGGTATAGACCCCCTTCCACTTTCCGTAATATTCCGGCAGTTCTCGCCACTGGCAACCGCTGCGCGCAATCCATAGCATGCCGTTAAGCATTGTGCGGTTATCTTTCCGCGGCCTTCCTTTTTTACCTGTCAGTTCGGGTGGAAGCAGGTCTTTAATACGGTTCCATTCTTCATTTGTCAATTCATATCGTCTCATACCATCTAGTCTACTGGTTCCATGCTTTTTATGCAACTTTTATTTTACAGACAAGCCCTAACAAGAATGTGATAACGGTAAGATATCCCAAGATAGCTAATTGCATTCTTCTTCTCCTCTTTCTCTCCGATTAATTTTCTTACTCCACTCCGCCCGAGCCACTCTGTAGGGGGCCGATTCGATCCCCGCCTTTTCGGGATTTCAACATCCTTTCTTTTCTAAAATCTTAGAAGTCTTAACAATTTTCATACAATATGATGGTTACAGTAATTTATTTTATATTGATTGACTGATAATGTAAAATGCAGATAAGTGATTGAATAATATGACTATAATTCATAATGATCTAATAAAAAATTATGGCAAATAAAAATGGGAAGAGCATGGATAAAAATGAGTCTCGGTTACGAGGGCTTTAGCCCGTTCTTCGTCAGCTCCAGCAAAAACGTATTTTCATTAACAGCGAATAAAACTGATCGGAATTGAATAGCCGACCGTGCATTATCAAAAAAGAGCATAAAATAAATAAAAGCTTATTTAGGCCGGTTAGACGGCCGTAAATAAGCTTTTATAAAAGAGCGCATAAAATTTACAAAGAAATGCGAGATTTCATCTTCAAGCAATGCATCCCCCGCTCCGGCTGAGAGGAACGGATCATCCCTTCAGCCAGGGGATTTTTTCCAGTTGATCCAGCAGCAGCACGGCAGATAACAAATCAGCGCATCCCCCCGGACTCATATTTCGTTTGGTAAAGTCTGAATCCAACCTGGCGATCAATGTCATTCCTCTCGCCGAATAAGCTCCTCCTGCTTCCAAAATCCGTTTCGCTGTTTCTTTCATCCATTGAAGCCCATTTTCACCGCATCTTGCGAGTACATTGGTATCTTCTGAAATTGTCATCAAACGGAACAAAGTTTGAAGTTTCACCTCATTTTTCCCTGCACCGGACGCCGATTCTTCTTTAAAGCCCGGCAGAACCGCAAGGACGGAAGGATAACCGTCCGCCGCTTCGCCCCGAATTCCACGATTTCCATGTTGCAGGAACAGAAGCTCTCCCTTTGTATGTTTGGAGCGGTTGGGAATATCGTTCCATTCCTGCTCCATTTCGGGCGCAACAATCTGAGATGCCATGGAAGTGATTTCCTCTGCCGCAACGCAGCCCTGATTGCTCAATTGCAGGCCTGCTGCCGCACACAGTAATCCAATTGAAAAAATGGCGCCCTTATGAGTGTTCACTCCTCCGGTGACGGAAAACATTGCTTTTTCAGCATGTAAGCCGATTTCCCTCAGCTTTGGGAACAGCTCTCGCGGCCGGCCTTCATGAGACAACCCGGCAAACGCCATTTCTTCAAAAAATGGTGTGATGGCCCGAATGCTCGCCCGGAAAGTATGGATATCCATATCTTTGTGAGCTCCCGGTGTGATTGGATCCACAAGGCCTGGTTTCGGGGCGGTCTCCACTTCCATCGTCATCGCATCAGAAGCGGCGTTTGCAATTGCAGACGCCGTATAATTTTGGATCATCCGTTCTACGGCAGCGGCAAGTTCTTGTGCGGAATGGGTGCGGTTTCTGCCACACTCTTTGGCGTCTCTGCCGCAGATAAAACAACGCCGCGGGGGATTCCCAAAGTCGTTTCTTGAGACGTTTTCACCGTTTTCGGCAGTAACATCCAAATCAAACAGCCGCCCCAAAGGATGCTTCTGTTCCACATCCATCATGATATGCTTCAGTTCATCAGCTCGTCCGTCCGTTACATAAAAAGCGGTATAACCGGCGCGATTCCTCCGAGTCTTCTCGGAAAAAACCCGTACACTGCGGCTGGCCATAGCTTCTTCGGCGGCGTTTCTTCCAATGCAAAAAGCACGGTAAAAATCCGCTCCGCTTTTTCTTGGCCCCGGGATATTCATGGTAAGCGTAAGAACGGTTCGGCCGGGATACTTGGACAGCAGTTCGGCCCGGCTGGCCACGCGGGCTTCACGTTCCATTGCCATATCCGTGACGGAGACAAGCTTTCCCTCATATGCCATGCTGACTTCCTCCAGACGGTATTAATAGTGAACTACATCATTCGCGCTTCGGATGCGCTGGATCACGGGGATTGCATCCCTGCTTGTGAAATACCGGAACGTGGTTGGAGGGACCATTTTTTTGAACGCGGCAAAGTCCCCGTCGTGGATTGCCGTGCGCACGGTCGAGGCGCTGATGATCTGGCCGTCTGCTTTTTTTCGCGGAACCATCACGCATTCGATTCCGCTTTTTGGCAGTTCCTCCGCCATAATCCGGTTGTAAATTCCCGTCACCTGACTTTTCGGTTCCTCTCCCACATAACGCCTTGTAATGTGAAGAGCGGCGGCAATTCTTCGGAACACCGCCAGATCCAGCTTCGCGTGGCCCGCGATGACGGACTGTTCGTCCTTTTGAAAATAGCTCGGGAAGGTGGCGTTGCTGATGATGTACGGCCCGCTGTCATGAAAAACGATATTATGCAAATGCGATGTTCCTTCCATGACAAGACGTTTCCTTACGGATAACGGAATCAGGCTGACGTCCTCGCTTA
This window of the Ruminococcaceae bacterium BL-6 genome carries:
- a CDS encoding conserved protein of unknown function (Evidence 4 : Unknown function but conserved in other organisms), whose amino-acid sequence is MKTENADSLFPIAINAVVLDCKDPSVLSDFYVRLLGWKKEPDNEDEEFVGIFSPAGNIRILFQKNEDYVSPVWPEEPGKQQQMTHLDFIVKDKKQMGLAVRHAVSCGASKADVQYSDHWTVMIDPAGHPFCFII
- the citN gene encoding Citrate transporter, which translates into the protein MFLSKDEMVSQSSNQIRQEGQFLSRFRLPRLHCHFGQIIQSLQFYRQALGISSKKVSPLVSIVAVPIIFSLIGGFGLQTFSFAIDGMKDVASTFAMILFAILYFSLMMYVGLFDPIVDSIISVVKGDPLKIMVGSALLAAVVSCGGDGSTAFLITCTAMVPVFDRLKMNKLYLACVVIMENTVLNLLPWGGPMARVLSVLKVDAGQLLKMLLPGMILGIAYGIGIAYYLGLKERKRLGVTNLGINVSSLKVELSSEEKELRRPKLYWFNFILTIVVVVLLIMGILPSSMCFVVGTIIAAAVNYPDLKQQRNVIEQNASGIMNVVIMVLGAGVLMGILNGTKMSDAIGNSLVSLIPASMSRYFGVAIAFISAPGTVALSNDAFYYDVMPVLAKTAMAYGFTPLQIAFASMVGQAFHQLSPLIAAIYLLIDLTGITLEKYEKYNFKWMAGLFVIYFGCAILSGNLVLH
- a CDS encoding protein of unknown function (Evidence 5 : Unknown function) codes for the protein MLGDKAYGAEKIRSYIAEHGATYTIPPQSNVSNPWDCDWWLYKERHLVECFFQKMKWFRRVATRYDKKDSSYLAFVYLASIAILVK
- a CDS encoding transposase — its product is MRRYELTNEEWNRIKDLLPPELTGKKGRPRKDNRTMLNGMLWIARSGCQWRELPEYYGKWKGVYTRFCKWRDDGTLETVFRALSSDADMENLSIDSTSVKVHESANGGVKKGNPKR
- a CDS encoding triphosphoribosyl-dephospho-CoA transferase (modular protein) — encoded protein: MAYEGKLVSVTDMAMEREARVASRAELLSKYPGRTVLTLTMNIPGPRKSGADFYRAFCIGRNAAEEAMASRSVRVFSEKTRRNRAGYTAFYVTDGRADELKHIMMDVEQKHPLGRLFDLDVTAENGENVSRNDFGNPPRRCFICGRDAKECGRNRTHSAQELAAAVERMIQNYTASAIANAASDAMTMEVETAPKPGLVDPITPGAHKDMDIHTFRASIRAITPFFEEMAFAGLSHEGRPRELFPKLREIGLHAEKAMFSVTGGVNTHKGAIFSIGLLCAAAGLQLSNQGCVAAEEITSMASQIVAPEMEQEWNDIPNRSKHTKGELLFLQHGNRGIRGEAADGYPSVLAVLPGFKEESASGAGKNEVKLQTLFRLMTISEDTNVLARCGENGLQWMKETAKRILEAGGAYSARGMTLIARLDSDFTKRNMSPGGCADLLSAVLLLDQLEKIPWLKG